The Pungitius pungitius chromosome 8, fPunPun2.1, whole genome shotgun sequence genome has a window encoding:
- the LOC119229463 gene encoding lysyl oxidase homolog 2A, producing MLRPVGVHCLLCTLLCVWAPCSSQSAPVIQLRLAGEKRKNYEGRVEVFYNGEWGTVCDDDFSTSAARVVCRQMGFVDAESWWPSAKYGRGEGHIWLDNVHCSGSEKSLAQCHSNGFGVSDCKHSEDVGVVCTSKRIPGFKFIRNQANSDEGMTVQVEDVRLRATYSQRKKIPITEGFLEVKDGGKWRQICDEEWTKKNSRVVCGMYGFPGEKRFNARPYKLLANRRKKNYWGFSVNCTGNEADLSDCKIGREIELKGNSTCVQGMPVVVSCVPGRAFAPTLSAGYRKAYRVEQPLVRLRGGAMIGEGRVEVLKNGEWGTVCDDNWNIRAATVVCRELGFGSAKEAMSSAQFGQGTGPVHMNEVECSGFEKSLTECRFNRDELGCSHEEDAALKCNVPDMGFNKRLRLNGGRNPFEGRVEVLAERNGSTVWGSVCSDSWGTMEAMVVCRQLGLGFASHAFQETWYWEGDSPADVVLMSGVRCSGTEFTLDQCLHHGKHIDCPKGGGRFAAGVSCTQLAPDLVLSAQAVEQTTYLEDRPMYALQCAHEEHCLSKSAETADSNSYRRLLRFSSQIQNNGLSDFRPRAAHHSWVWHECHRHYHSMEVFTHYDLLSLNGTKVAEGHKASFCLEDTHCDEGVQKKYACANFGSQGITVGCWDTYRHDIDCQWIDITDVKPGNYILQVVINPNYEVAESDYTNNVMKCNSRYDGQRIWTFNCQIGGSRSSDTEETFPGLLTNQVSRR from the exons ATGCTGCGTCCAGTTGGCGTCCACTGTCTGCTCTGCACCTTGCTGTGCGTGTGGGCGCCGTGCAGCTCTCAGTCAGCCCCTGTAATCCAGCTGCGACTCGCCGGGGAGAAGCGGAAGAACTACGAGGGCCGCGTGGAAGTTTTCTACAACGGAGAGTGGGGGACAGTTTGCGATGATGACTTCTCCACGTCCGCTGCCAGAGTGGTGTGCAGACAGATGGGCTTCGTGGACGCCGAGTCCTGGTGGCCCTCGGCCAAGTACGGTAGAGGAGAAG GTCATATCTGGTTAGACAACGTGCACTGCTCTGGCAGTGAGAAGAGCCTGGCTCAGTGTCATTCCAATGGCTTTGGAGTGTCGGACTGCAAACACTCGGAAGACGTCGGAGTGGTCTGCACCTCGAAGCGCATTCCCGGCTTCAAGTTCATCCGGAACCAGGCCAACAGCGACGAG GGTATGACGGTGCAGGTGGAGGACGTGAGACTCAGAGCCACTTACTCTCAGAGAAAAAAGATTCCCATCACCGAGGGCTTTTTGGAGGTGAAAGACGGAGGCAAATGGAGGCAGATCTGCGACGAGGagtggacaaagaaaaacagtcgAGTCGTCTGTGGAATGTACGGCTTCCCCGGGGAGAAACGCTTCAATGCCCGACCTTACAA ATTGCTGGCCAATCGTCGTAAGAAGAACTACTGGGGTTTCTCTGTTAACTGCACAGGCAACGAGGCCGACCTGTCAGACTGCAAGATAGGCAGAGAGATTGAGTTGAAGGGCAACAGCACCTGTGTGCAGGGGATGCCTGTGGTGGTCAGCTGTGTGCCTGGACGGGCCTTTGCTCCCACCCTCAGTGCTGGCTACAGGAAGGCTTACCGGGTCGAG CAACCCCTGGTGCGTCTCAGAGGCGGAGCTATGATTGGCGAGGGGCGAGTGGAGGTGTTGAAGAACGGGGAGTGGGGTACGGTGTGTGACGACAACTGGAACATTCGAGCTGCCACCGTAGTGTGTCGAGAGCTGGGCTTCGGTAGTGCCAAGGAGGCCATGAGCAGCGCCCAGTTTGGACAAG GGACCGGGCCGGTCCACATGAACGAGGTTGAATGCTCTGGGTTTGAAAAGTCGCTGACTGAGTGCCGATTCAACCGGGACGAGTTGGGCTGCAGCCATGAAGAAGACGCAGCACTCAAGTGTAATGTCCCCGACATGGGCTTCAACAAAAGA CTCCGGTTAAATGGCGGCCGCAATCCCTTTGAGGGCCGTGTGGAGGTTCTGGCTGAGAGGAACGGCTCCACGGTGTGGGGCTCGGTGTGCAGCGACAGCTGGGGGACTATGGAGGCCATGGTGGTGTGCAGACAGCTCGGCTTGGGCTTTGCCAGCCATGCTTTCCAG GAAACATGGTACTGGGAAGGAGACTCGCCAGCGGACGTAGTCTTGATGAGTGGAGTGCGATGCTCAGGGACTGAGTTCACTCTGGATCAGTGTCTACATCACGGCAAACACATTGACTGTCCCAAAGGAGGTGGACGCTTCGCTGCGGGCGTCTCCTGTACTCAGT TGGCTCCAGACCTGGTCCTCAGTGCCCAAGCTGTGGAGCAGACCACCTACCTGGAGGACAGACCCATGTACGCGTTGCAGTGTGCCCACGAGGAACACTGTCTTTCCAAAAGTGCTGAGACAGCTGACTCCAACTCGTACCGCCGCCTTCTCCGCTTCTCCTCCCAGATCCAGAACAACGGCCTGTCAGACTTCAGGCCGCGGGCGGCACACCACTCCTGGGTGTGGCATGAGTGTCACAG ACATTACCACAGCATGGAGGTTTTCACCCACTATGACCTGCTGAGCCTAAATGGCACTAAAGTTGCAGAAGGACACAAAGCCAGCTTCTGTCTGGAGGACACTCACTGTGACGAGG GTGTCCAGAAGAAGTATGCATGCGCAAACTTTGGGTCACAAGGCATCACAGTTGGCtgctgggacacctacaggcaCGACATTGACTGTCAATGGATCGACATCACGGACGTGAAGCCCGGCAACTACATCTTGCAG GTTGTGATAAACCCAAACTATGAGGTTGCAGAATCAGATTACACCAACAACGTTATGAAGTGCAACTCCCGGTACGACGGACAACGGATATGGACATTCAACTGCCAAATAG GTGGCTCGAGGAGTTCAGATACAGAGGAAACGTTCCCTGGACTGCTGACTAACCAGGTGTCTCGCAGGTAG